A single genomic interval of Flavihumibacter rivuli harbors:
- the ilvC gene encoding ketol-acid reductoisomerase: MAKLNFGGTVENVVTREEFPLEKAQEVLKDEVVAVIGYGVQGPGQALNQKENGINVIVGQRKNSKSWDKAVADGFVPGETLFEIEEALQRGTIICYLLSDAAQIAMWPTVKKYLTPGKALYFSHGFGITYNHQTGIVPPADVDVFLVAPKGSGTSLRRMFLQGRGLNSSYAIFQDATGRAYDRVVALGIAIGSGYLFETDFKKEVYSDLTGERGTLMGAIQGIFAAQYQVLRERGHSPSEAFNETVEELTQSLMPLVAENGMDWMYANCSTTAQRGALDWWKKFRDATLPVFNDLYESVATGKESQRSIDSNSQPDYRAKLEEELKELRESEMWQAGQTVRSLRPENQKAKAPQAEAVN, from the coding sequence ATGGCAAAATTGAATTTCGGCGGCACAGTTGAAAACGTTGTAACCCGCGAAGAATTTCCCCTGGAAAAAGCCCAGGAAGTGCTGAAAGATGAAGTAGTGGCAGTTATTGGCTATGGCGTACAAGGTCCCGGCCAGGCACTGAACCAAAAAGAGAACGGCATTAACGTGATCGTTGGCCAAAGAAAGAATTCCAAGAGTTGGGACAAAGCGGTTGCCGATGGATTCGTTCCCGGTGAAACCCTTTTTGAAATAGAAGAAGCCCTGCAACGCGGTACCATTATTTGCTACCTGTTGAGTGATGCAGCTCAGATCGCCATGTGGCCAACCGTTAAGAAATACCTGACCCCCGGAAAGGCCCTCTATTTCTCCCATGGATTTGGCATCACCTATAACCACCAGACAGGAATTGTACCTCCAGCCGATGTGGATGTTTTCCTGGTTGCACCAAAAGGATCAGGCACCTCCCTTCGCAGGATGTTCCTGCAGGGTCGTGGACTGAACAGCAGCTACGCAATTTTCCAGGATGCAACAGGACGTGCTTATGATAGGGTGGTTGCACTGGGTATCGCTATCGGTAGCGGTTACCTGTTTGAAACCGACTTCAAAAAAGAAGTGTACTCAGACCTCACCGGCGAACGTGGAACCCTGATGGGAGCCATCCAGGGTATCTTCGCCGCCCAATACCAGGTGCTGCGCGAAAGAGGCCACTCCCCTTCTGAGGCCTTTAATGAAACCGTTGAAGAACTCACCCAATCCCTGATGCCGCTGGTAGCAGAAAATGGAATGGATTGGATGTATGCCAACTGTTCAACAACGGCCCAGCGTGGCGCCCTCGACTGGTGGAAGAAGTTCCGTGACGCCACCCTTCCTGTGTTCAATGACCTTTATGAGAGCGTTGCCACTGGAAAGGAATCACAGCGTTCCATTGACAGCAACAGTCAGCCAGACTATCGCGCTAAACTGGAAGAAGAACTGAAAGAACTCCGCGAAAGTGAAATGTGGCAGGCAGGACAAACAGTTAGGAGCCTTCGTCCGGAGAACCAGAAAGCAAAAGCCCCCCAGGCTGAAGCTGTAAACTGA